From the genome of Triticum aestivum cultivar Chinese Spring chromosome 3B, IWGSC CS RefSeq v2.1, whole genome shotgun sequence, one region includes:
- the LOC123070930 gene encoding ubiquitin C-terminal hydrolase 13 isoform X1 has translation MTMVTPRAPEPPPQDQDEEMLVPQQEVEVFEGPQPMEESMPAVDNESLPDASTSRFTWKIESISKHSGRKTHSDIFMVGGYSWRVLIFPTGNNVNHLSMYLDVADAKSLPIGWSRSAQFSLAVINQLDSKHSVRKEVTHTFNSRESDWGFTSFMPLIDLYDPSKGYIVNDQCIIEAEVAVRKIVDYWNYDSKKETGYVGLKNQGATCYMNSLLQTLYHIPYFRKAVYHMPTVDTPSGSIPLALQSLFYRLQHGDNSISTKELTKSFGWDSYESFMQHDVQELNRVLCEKLEDKMKGTIVEGTIQKLFEGHHMNYIECIGVDYKSTRKESFYDLALDVKGCSDVYASFDKYVAVEMLDGDNKYQSEKYGLQDAKKGMLFIDFPPVLQLQLKRFEYDHARDIMVKINDRYEFPLQLDLDRDDGKYLSPEADRSVRNLYTLHSVLVHSGGVSGGHYYAFIRPTLSNQWYKFDDERVTKEDLKRALEEQYGGEEELPHTNPGLNMNPLKFTKYSNAYMLVYIRESDKEKIVCDLEETDINEDLKTRLRKEDEDKENKKKEKAEAHMFTTFKVARDHDLAAQIGRDMFFDLVDYEKIHPIRVLKDMPFNQVKEEFSKEFGIPVHSQRFWWWSKRQNHTYRPTRPLTQQEESYTVGQLKDAAIRMNSSELRLYLEVVQENHLTLASRTNDDILLFFKLYDPEKEELRYVGNLLLKASSTPSDIVPKLNEIAGFQPDEDIELYEEIKFEPNIMCEPVDCDVSFSLNQIADGDILCYQKRCSLDQHRHPNVSSFFEYVHNRQVVHFRLLEKPKQDDFSLELSKRSTYDDVVEKVAQHLGMDDPSKLRLTQHIPHLQQPKHQYIKYRSIDHLSDMLLLRNPNQMSDILYYEILDIPLPELQGLITLRVAFHQATPNEVLFHIIRLPKGSTYSDLIDDLKSRVQLSRSDAELRLFQVNNNKIWKVYQPTEKIDAVHDPNVPLHVEEIPEVEKSAGPRDRLVHVVHFFKDNQHIQYYGVPFFFLIREGEALSDIKVRIQKKFEVPDEQFIKWKFAYVAYNRPDYLQDSDIVLSRFQQKNIYGPWEQSLGLEHSDMPTKRANQNRHSFEKPVKIYN, from the exons atgACCATGGTGACTCCTCGCGCCCCCGAG CCGCCGCCGCAGGACCAGGACGAGGAGATGCTTGTGCCACAACAGGAAGTGGAGGTCTTCGAGGGGCCGCAGCCGATGGAAG AATCCATGCCAGCTGTTGACAATGAAAGTTTGCCTGATGCATCAACTTCCAGATTTACATGGAAGATCGAAAGTATATCCAAGCACAGTGGTAGAAAAACCCACTCTGATATTTTTATGGTTGGGGGTTACAGCTG GCGAGTGTTGATTTTCCCCACAGGAAACAATGTAAATCACCTTTCGATGTATCTGGATGTTGCTGATGCCAAGTCTTTACCTATTGGCTGGAGTAGGAGTGCCCAATTTAGCCTTGCTGTGATCAACCAATTAGACAGCAAGCACTCAGTAAGAAAAG AAGTAACACATACATTTAATTCTCGAGAAAGTGATTGGGGTTTTACATCCTTTATGCCTTTAATTGATCTATATGATCCTAGTAAAGGTTATATTGTGAACGATCAATGCATCATTGAAGCTGAGGTTGCTGTGCGTAAAATTGTGGATTACTGGAACTACGACTCAAAAAAGGAGACTGGTTATGTTGGTCTCAAGAATCAAGGTGCCACTTGTTACATGAATTCGCTGCTCCAGACACTCTACCATATTCCCTACTTTAGGAAG GCTGTGTACCATATGCCTACTGTCGATACACCTTCAGGGAGCATTCCTTTAGCTTTGCAAAGTCTTTTCTACAGACTTCAGCATGGTGACAATAGTATTTCCACAAAAGAGCTGACTAAATCTTTTGGATGGGATTCCTATGAGTCGTTTATGCAGCATGATGTCCAAGAGTTAAATCGGGTTCTATGTGAAAAGCTGGAAGATAAAATGAAG GGAACTATTGTGGAAGGAACAATACAAAAATTATTTGAAGGTCACCATATGAATTATATTGAGTGCATTGGTGTTGACTACAAATCTACTAGAAAAGAGTCATTCTATG ATCTTGCACTTGATGTCAAGGGCTGCTCGGATGTTTATGCATCTTTTGATAAGTATGTAGCTGTAGAGATGTTGGATGGTGATAATAAGTATCAGTCTGAAAAATACGGCCTGCAG GATGCCAAAAAAGGGATGCTTTTTATTGATTTCCCTCCAGTTCTGCAACTTCAACTGAAGCGGTTTGAATATGATCATGCACGGGATATAATGGTTAAG ATAAACGACCGTTATGAGTTCCCACTTCAGTTGGATCTTGACAGAGATGACGGGAAATATCTCTCTCCAGAAGCTGATAGGAGTGTGCGCAACCTCTATACTCTTCACAG TGTGCTAGTTCACAGTGGTGGAGTTAGTGGTGGACACTACTATGCCTTCATCCGCCCTACCCTTTCTAATCAATG GTACAAGTTCGATGATGAACGAGTGACAAAAGAAGACCTGAAACGGGCGTTGGAGGAGCAGTATGGTGGCGAGGAAGAG CTCCCCCATACTAATCCTGGACTGAATATGAACCCACTTAAATTTACTAAGTATTCAAATGCTTACATGCTGGTGTACATACGTGAAAGTGACAAAGAGAAAATTGTTTGTGATTTGGAAGAGACAGACATCAATGAAGACCTTAAG ACTAGGCTAAGAAAGGAAGACGAAGACAAGGAGAACAAGAAAAAAGAGAAAGCTGAGGCTCACATGTTCACCACATTTAAG GTGGCCAGAGATCATGATTTGGCAGCACAAATTGGACGAGACATGTTTTTTGATCTTGTGGATTATGAAAAAATTCATCCTATCCGTGTACTTAAAGACATGCCATTCAACCAGGTTAAG GAGGAGTTCTCGAAAGAATTTGGTATCCCCGTTCACTCCCAGAGATTTTGGTGGTGGTCTAAGCGGCAGAACCATACTTACAGGCCCACTCGGCCATTAACACAACAGGAGGAATCATATACT GTTGGACAGCTTAAAGATGCAGCAATTCGAATGAACAGTTCTGAATTGAGGTTGTACTTGGAGGTTGTACAG GAGAATCATTTGACTCTTGCTTCGAGGACAAATGATGATATTTTGCTTTTCTTCAAGCTCTATGACCCTGAAAAAGAAGAACTAAG ATATGTTGGGAATCTTCTCTTGAAAGCATCAAGTACGCCATCTGATATAGTGCCAAAATTGAATGAGATAGCAGGATTTCAGCCTGATGAAGACATTGAGTTGTACGAG GAAATAAAATTTGAGCCAAATATTATGTGTGAACCAGTTGACTGTGATGTTTCCTTCAGTTTAAACCAG ATTGCAGATGGAGACATATTGTGCTACCAAAAACGTTGTTCTCTGGACCAACACCGACATCCCAATGTATCTTCTTTCTTTGAATATGTCCATAATAGACAG GTTGTGCACTTCAGATTGCTTGAAAAGCCAAAACAAGATGACTTCTCTCTAGAACT ATCAAAACGTTCCACATATGATGATGTTGTTGAGAAAGTTGCACAACATCTTGGTATGGATGATCCTTCAAAACTCCGCCTTACTCAGCACATCCCTCATTTACAGCAACCGAAACATCAATACATCAAGTATAGAAGTATTGATCATCTTTCGGACATGTTACTTTTACGTAACCCCAATCAG ATGTCTGACATTTTATATTATGAAATACTGGACATTCCTTTGCCAGAACTTCAAGGTCTGATAACATTGAGAGTTGCTTTTCACCAAGCTACACCTAATGAG GTGCTGTTTCACATTATACGATTGCCAAAGGGTAGCACTTATTCTGATTTGATCGACGACTTAAAATCAAGG GTTCAGCTATCTCGAAGTGATGCTGAGCTTAGGCTATTTCAGGTCAACAATAACAAGATATGGAAG GTGTACCAGCCTACTGAGAAAATAGATGCAGTTCATGATCCAAATGTACCTCTTCATGTTGAGGAG ATTCCTGAAGTAGAGAAAAGTGCCGGTCCGCGAGACCGTTTGGTTCATGTCGTCCACTTCTTCAAAGATAACCAG CACATTCAATACTATGGAGTGCCATTCTTCTTCCTTATTCGTGAGGGCGAGGCTTTGTCAGATatcaaagtgcgcattcagaagaaaTTTGAGGTTCCAGACGAGCAGTTTATTAAG TGGAAATTTGCTTATGTTGCCTACAATCGCCCGGATTACCTCCAAGATTCAGATATTGTGTTGAGCCGATTCCAG CAGAAAAACATTTATGGACCATGGGAACAATCCCTAGGACTGGAGCACTCAGACATGCCCACCAAAAGGGCCAATCAG AATCGCCATTCTTTTGAAAAGCCGGTGAAGATCTACAACTAA
- the LOC123070930 gene encoding ubiquitin C-terminal hydrolase 13 isoform X3, producing the protein MTMVTPRAPEPPPQDQDEEMLVPQQEVEVFEGPQPMEESMPAVDNESLPDASTSRFTWKIESISKHSGRKTHSDIFMVGGYSWRVLIFPTGNNVNHLSMYLDVADAKSLPIGWSRSAQFSLAVINQLDSKHSVRKEVTHTFNSRESDWGFTSFMPLIDLYDPSKGYIVNDQCIIEAEVAVRKIVDYWNYDSKKETGYVGLKNQGATCYMNSLLQTLYHIPYFRKAVYHMPTVDTPSGSIPLALQSLFYRLQHGDNSISTKELTKSFGWDSYESFMQHDVQELNRVLCEKLEDKMKGTIVEGTIQKLFEGHHMNYIECIGVDYKSTRKESFYDLALDVKGCSDVYASFDKYVAVEMLDGDNKYQSEKYGLQDAKKGMLFIDFPPVLQLQLKRFEYDHARDIMVKINDRYEFPLQLDLDRDDGKYLSPEADRSVRNLYTLHSVLVHSGGVSGGHYYAFIRPTLSNQWYKFDDERVTKEDLKRALEEQYGGEEELPHTNPGLNMNPLKFTKYSNAYMLVYIRESDKEKIVCDLEETDINEDLKTRLRKEDEDKENKKKEKAEAHMFTTFKVARDHDLAAQIGRDMFFDLVDYEKIHPIRVLKDMPFNQVKEEFSKEFGIPVHSQRFWWWSKRQNHTYRPTRPLTQQEESYTVGQLKDAAIRMNSSELRLYLEENHLTLASRTNDDILLFFKLYDPEKEELRYVGNLLLKASSTPSDIVPKLNEIAGFQPDEDIELYEEIKFEPNIMCEPVDCDVSFSLNQIADGDILCYQKRCSLDQHRHPNVSSFFEYVHNRQVVHFRLLEKPKQDDFSLELSKRSTYDDVVEKVAQHLGMDDPSKLRLTQHIPHLQQPKHQYIKYRSIDHLSDMLLLRNPNQMSDILYYEILDIPLPELQGLITLRVAFHQATPNEVLFHIIRLPKGSTYSDLIDDLKSRVQLSRSDAELRLFQVNNNKIWKVYQPTEKIDAVHDPNVPLHVEEIPEVEKSAGPRDRLVHVVHFFKDNQHIQYYGVPFFFLIREGEALSDIKVRIQKKFEVPDEQFIKWKFAYVAYNRPDYLQDSDIVLSRFQQKNIYGPWEQSLGLEHSDMPTKRANQNRHSFEKPVKIYN; encoded by the exons atgACCATGGTGACTCCTCGCGCCCCCGAG CCGCCGCCGCAGGACCAGGACGAGGAGATGCTTGTGCCACAACAGGAAGTGGAGGTCTTCGAGGGGCCGCAGCCGATGGAAG AATCCATGCCAGCTGTTGACAATGAAAGTTTGCCTGATGCATCAACTTCCAGATTTACATGGAAGATCGAAAGTATATCCAAGCACAGTGGTAGAAAAACCCACTCTGATATTTTTATGGTTGGGGGTTACAGCTG GCGAGTGTTGATTTTCCCCACAGGAAACAATGTAAATCACCTTTCGATGTATCTGGATGTTGCTGATGCCAAGTCTTTACCTATTGGCTGGAGTAGGAGTGCCCAATTTAGCCTTGCTGTGATCAACCAATTAGACAGCAAGCACTCAGTAAGAAAAG AAGTAACACATACATTTAATTCTCGAGAAAGTGATTGGGGTTTTACATCCTTTATGCCTTTAATTGATCTATATGATCCTAGTAAAGGTTATATTGTGAACGATCAATGCATCATTGAAGCTGAGGTTGCTGTGCGTAAAATTGTGGATTACTGGAACTACGACTCAAAAAAGGAGACTGGTTATGTTGGTCTCAAGAATCAAGGTGCCACTTGTTACATGAATTCGCTGCTCCAGACACTCTACCATATTCCCTACTTTAGGAAG GCTGTGTACCATATGCCTACTGTCGATACACCTTCAGGGAGCATTCCTTTAGCTTTGCAAAGTCTTTTCTACAGACTTCAGCATGGTGACAATAGTATTTCCACAAAAGAGCTGACTAAATCTTTTGGATGGGATTCCTATGAGTCGTTTATGCAGCATGATGTCCAAGAGTTAAATCGGGTTCTATGTGAAAAGCTGGAAGATAAAATGAAG GGAACTATTGTGGAAGGAACAATACAAAAATTATTTGAAGGTCACCATATGAATTATATTGAGTGCATTGGTGTTGACTACAAATCTACTAGAAAAGAGTCATTCTATG ATCTTGCACTTGATGTCAAGGGCTGCTCGGATGTTTATGCATCTTTTGATAAGTATGTAGCTGTAGAGATGTTGGATGGTGATAATAAGTATCAGTCTGAAAAATACGGCCTGCAG GATGCCAAAAAAGGGATGCTTTTTATTGATTTCCCTCCAGTTCTGCAACTTCAACTGAAGCGGTTTGAATATGATCATGCACGGGATATAATGGTTAAG ATAAACGACCGTTATGAGTTCCCACTTCAGTTGGATCTTGACAGAGATGACGGGAAATATCTCTCTCCAGAAGCTGATAGGAGTGTGCGCAACCTCTATACTCTTCACAG TGTGCTAGTTCACAGTGGTGGAGTTAGTGGTGGACACTACTATGCCTTCATCCGCCCTACCCTTTCTAATCAATG GTACAAGTTCGATGATGAACGAGTGACAAAAGAAGACCTGAAACGGGCGTTGGAGGAGCAGTATGGTGGCGAGGAAGAG CTCCCCCATACTAATCCTGGACTGAATATGAACCCACTTAAATTTACTAAGTATTCAAATGCTTACATGCTGGTGTACATACGTGAAAGTGACAAAGAGAAAATTGTTTGTGATTTGGAAGAGACAGACATCAATGAAGACCTTAAG ACTAGGCTAAGAAAGGAAGACGAAGACAAGGAGAACAAGAAAAAAGAGAAAGCTGAGGCTCACATGTTCACCACATTTAAG GTGGCCAGAGATCATGATTTGGCAGCACAAATTGGACGAGACATGTTTTTTGATCTTGTGGATTATGAAAAAATTCATCCTATCCGTGTACTTAAAGACATGCCATTCAACCAGGTTAAG GAGGAGTTCTCGAAAGAATTTGGTATCCCCGTTCACTCCCAGAGATTTTGGTGGTGGTCTAAGCGGCAGAACCATACTTACAGGCCCACTCGGCCATTAACACAACAGGAGGAATCATATACT GTTGGACAGCTTAAAGATGCAGCAATTCGAATGAACAGTTCTGAATTGAGGTTGTACTTGGAG GAGAATCATTTGACTCTTGCTTCGAGGACAAATGATGATATTTTGCTTTTCTTCAAGCTCTATGACCCTGAAAAAGAAGAACTAAG ATATGTTGGGAATCTTCTCTTGAAAGCATCAAGTACGCCATCTGATATAGTGCCAAAATTGAATGAGATAGCAGGATTTCAGCCTGATGAAGACATTGAGTTGTACGAG GAAATAAAATTTGAGCCAAATATTATGTGTGAACCAGTTGACTGTGATGTTTCCTTCAGTTTAAACCAG ATTGCAGATGGAGACATATTGTGCTACCAAAAACGTTGTTCTCTGGACCAACACCGACATCCCAATGTATCTTCTTTCTTTGAATATGTCCATAATAGACAG GTTGTGCACTTCAGATTGCTTGAAAAGCCAAAACAAGATGACTTCTCTCTAGAACT ATCAAAACGTTCCACATATGATGATGTTGTTGAGAAAGTTGCACAACATCTTGGTATGGATGATCCTTCAAAACTCCGCCTTACTCAGCACATCCCTCATTTACAGCAACCGAAACATCAATACATCAAGTATAGAAGTATTGATCATCTTTCGGACATGTTACTTTTACGTAACCCCAATCAG ATGTCTGACATTTTATATTATGAAATACTGGACATTCCTTTGCCAGAACTTCAAGGTCTGATAACATTGAGAGTTGCTTTTCACCAAGCTACACCTAATGAG GTGCTGTTTCACATTATACGATTGCCAAAGGGTAGCACTTATTCTGATTTGATCGACGACTTAAAATCAAGG GTTCAGCTATCTCGAAGTGATGCTGAGCTTAGGCTATTTCAGGTCAACAATAACAAGATATGGAAG GTGTACCAGCCTACTGAGAAAATAGATGCAGTTCATGATCCAAATGTACCTCTTCATGTTGAGGAG ATTCCTGAAGTAGAGAAAAGTGCCGGTCCGCGAGACCGTTTGGTTCATGTCGTCCACTTCTTCAAAGATAACCAG CACATTCAATACTATGGAGTGCCATTCTTCTTCCTTATTCGTGAGGGCGAGGCTTTGTCAGATatcaaagtgcgcattcagaagaaaTTTGAGGTTCCAGACGAGCAGTTTATTAAG TGGAAATTTGCTTATGTTGCCTACAATCGCCCGGATTACCTCCAAGATTCAGATATTGTGTTGAGCCGATTCCAG CAGAAAAACATTTATGGACCATGGGAACAATCCCTAGGACTGGAGCACTCAGACATGCCCACCAAAAGGGCCAATCAG AATCGCCATTCTTTTGAAAAGCCGGTGAAGATCTACAACTAA
- the LOC123070930 gene encoding ubiquitin C-terminal hydrolase 13 isoform X2, protein MTMVTPRAPEPPPQDQDEEMLVPQQEVEVFEGPQPMEESMPAVDNESLPDASTSRFTWKIESISKHSGRKTHSDIFMVGGYSWRVLIFPTGNNVNHLSMYLDVADAKSLPIGWSRSAQFSLAVINQLDSKHSVRKEVTHTFNSRESDWGFTSFMPLIDLYDPSKGYIVNDQCIIEAEVAVRKIVDYWNYDSKKETGYVGLKNQGATCYMNSLLQTLYHIPYFRKAVYHMPTVDTPSGSIPLALQSLFYRLQHGDNSISTKELTKSFGWDSYESFMQHDVQELNRVLCEKLEDKMKGTIVEGTIQKLFEGHHMNYIECIGVDYKSTRKESFYDLALDVKGCSDVYASFDKYVAVEMLDGDNKYQSEKYGLQDAKKGMLFIDFPPVLQLQLKRFEYDHARDIMVKINDRYEFPLQLDLDRDDGKYLSPEADRSVRNLYTLHSVLVHSGGVSGGHYYAFIRPTLSNQWYKFDDERVTKEDLKRALEEQYGGEEELPHTNPGLNMNPLKFTKYSNAYMLVYIRESDKEKIVCDLEETDINEDLKTRLRKEDEDKENKKKEKAEAHMFTTFKVARDHDLAAQIGRDMFFDLVDYEKIHPIRVLKDMPFNQVKEEFSKEFGIPVHSQRFWWWSKRQNHTYRPTRPLTQQEESYTVGQLKDAAIRMNSSELRLYLEVVQENHLTLASRTNDDILLFFKLYDPEKEELRYVGNLLLKASSTPSDIVPKLNEIAGFQPDEDIELYEEIKFEPNIMCEPVDCDVSFSLNQIADGDILCYQKRCSLDQHRHPNVSSFFEYVHNRQVVHFRLLEKPKQDDFSLELSKRSTYDDVVEKVAQHLGMDDPSKLRLTQHIPHLQQPKHQYIKYRSIDHLSDMLLLRNPNQMSDILYYEILDIPLPELQGLITLRVAFHQATPNEVLFHIIRLPKGSTYSDLIDDLKSRVQLSRSDAELRLFQVNNNKIWKVYQPTEKIDAVHDPNVPLHVEEIPEVEKSAGPRDRLVHVVHFFKDNQHIQYYGVPFFFLIREGEALSDIKVRIQKKFEVPDEQFIKWKFAYVAYNRPDYLQDSDIVLSRFQKNIYGPWEQSLGLEHSDMPTKRANQNRHSFEKPVKIYN, encoded by the exons atgACCATGGTGACTCCTCGCGCCCCCGAG CCGCCGCCGCAGGACCAGGACGAGGAGATGCTTGTGCCACAACAGGAAGTGGAGGTCTTCGAGGGGCCGCAGCCGATGGAAG AATCCATGCCAGCTGTTGACAATGAAAGTTTGCCTGATGCATCAACTTCCAGATTTACATGGAAGATCGAAAGTATATCCAAGCACAGTGGTAGAAAAACCCACTCTGATATTTTTATGGTTGGGGGTTACAGCTG GCGAGTGTTGATTTTCCCCACAGGAAACAATGTAAATCACCTTTCGATGTATCTGGATGTTGCTGATGCCAAGTCTTTACCTATTGGCTGGAGTAGGAGTGCCCAATTTAGCCTTGCTGTGATCAACCAATTAGACAGCAAGCACTCAGTAAGAAAAG AAGTAACACATACATTTAATTCTCGAGAAAGTGATTGGGGTTTTACATCCTTTATGCCTTTAATTGATCTATATGATCCTAGTAAAGGTTATATTGTGAACGATCAATGCATCATTGAAGCTGAGGTTGCTGTGCGTAAAATTGTGGATTACTGGAACTACGACTCAAAAAAGGAGACTGGTTATGTTGGTCTCAAGAATCAAGGTGCCACTTGTTACATGAATTCGCTGCTCCAGACACTCTACCATATTCCCTACTTTAGGAAG GCTGTGTACCATATGCCTACTGTCGATACACCTTCAGGGAGCATTCCTTTAGCTTTGCAAAGTCTTTTCTACAGACTTCAGCATGGTGACAATAGTATTTCCACAAAAGAGCTGACTAAATCTTTTGGATGGGATTCCTATGAGTCGTTTATGCAGCATGATGTCCAAGAGTTAAATCGGGTTCTATGTGAAAAGCTGGAAGATAAAATGAAG GGAACTATTGTGGAAGGAACAATACAAAAATTATTTGAAGGTCACCATATGAATTATATTGAGTGCATTGGTGTTGACTACAAATCTACTAGAAAAGAGTCATTCTATG ATCTTGCACTTGATGTCAAGGGCTGCTCGGATGTTTATGCATCTTTTGATAAGTATGTAGCTGTAGAGATGTTGGATGGTGATAATAAGTATCAGTCTGAAAAATACGGCCTGCAG GATGCCAAAAAAGGGATGCTTTTTATTGATTTCCCTCCAGTTCTGCAACTTCAACTGAAGCGGTTTGAATATGATCATGCACGGGATATAATGGTTAAG ATAAACGACCGTTATGAGTTCCCACTTCAGTTGGATCTTGACAGAGATGACGGGAAATATCTCTCTCCAGAAGCTGATAGGAGTGTGCGCAACCTCTATACTCTTCACAG TGTGCTAGTTCACAGTGGTGGAGTTAGTGGTGGACACTACTATGCCTTCATCCGCCCTACCCTTTCTAATCAATG GTACAAGTTCGATGATGAACGAGTGACAAAAGAAGACCTGAAACGGGCGTTGGAGGAGCAGTATGGTGGCGAGGAAGAG CTCCCCCATACTAATCCTGGACTGAATATGAACCCACTTAAATTTACTAAGTATTCAAATGCTTACATGCTGGTGTACATACGTGAAAGTGACAAAGAGAAAATTGTTTGTGATTTGGAAGAGACAGACATCAATGAAGACCTTAAG ACTAGGCTAAGAAAGGAAGACGAAGACAAGGAGAACAAGAAAAAAGAGAAAGCTGAGGCTCACATGTTCACCACATTTAAG GTGGCCAGAGATCATGATTTGGCAGCACAAATTGGACGAGACATGTTTTTTGATCTTGTGGATTATGAAAAAATTCATCCTATCCGTGTACTTAAAGACATGCCATTCAACCAGGTTAAG GAGGAGTTCTCGAAAGAATTTGGTATCCCCGTTCACTCCCAGAGATTTTGGTGGTGGTCTAAGCGGCAGAACCATACTTACAGGCCCACTCGGCCATTAACACAACAGGAGGAATCATATACT GTTGGACAGCTTAAAGATGCAGCAATTCGAATGAACAGTTCTGAATTGAGGTTGTACTTGGAGGTTGTACAG GAGAATCATTTGACTCTTGCTTCGAGGACAAATGATGATATTTTGCTTTTCTTCAAGCTCTATGACCCTGAAAAAGAAGAACTAAG ATATGTTGGGAATCTTCTCTTGAAAGCATCAAGTACGCCATCTGATATAGTGCCAAAATTGAATGAGATAGCAGGATTTCAGCCTGATGAAGACATTGAGTTGTACGAG GAAATAAAATTTGAGCCAAATATTATGTGTGAACCAGTTGACTGTGATGTTTCCTTCAGTTTAAACCAG ATTGCAGATGGAGACATATTGTGCTACCAAAAACGTTGTTCTCTGGACCAACACCGACATCCCAATGTATCTTCTTTCTTTGAATATGTCCATAATAGACAG GTTGTGCACTTCAGATTGCTTGAAAAGCCAAAACAAGATGACTTCTCTCTAGAACT ATCAAAACGTTCCACATATGATGATGTTGTTGAGAAAGTTGCACAACATCTTGGTATGGATGATCCTTCAAAACTCCGCCTTACTCAGCACATCCCTCATTTACAGCAACCGAAACATCAATACATCAAGTATAGAAGTATTGATCATCTTTCGGACATGTTACTTTTACGTAACCCCAATCAG ATGTCTGACATTTTATATTATGAAATACTGGACATTCCTTTGCCAGAACTTCAAGGTCTGATAACATTGAGAGTTGCTTTTCACCAAGCTACACCTAATGAG GTGCTGTTTCACATTATACGATTGCCAAAGGGTAGCACTTATTCTGATTTGATCGACGACTTAAAATCAAGG GTTCAGCTATCTCGAAGTGATGCTGAGCTTAGGCTATTTCAGGTCAACAATAACAAGATATGGAAG GTGTACCAGCCTACTGAGAAAATAGATGCAGTTCATGATCCAAATGTACCTCTTCATGTTGAGGAG ATTCCTGAAGTAGAGAAAAGTGCCGGTCCGCGAGACCGTTTGGTTCATGTCGTCCACTTCTTCAAAGATAACCAG CACATTCAATACTATGGAGTGCCATTCTTCTTCCTTATTCGTGAGGGCGAGGCTTTGTCAGATatcaaagtgcgcattcagaagaaaTTTGAGGTTCCAGACGAGCAGTTTATTAAG TGGAAATTTGCTTATGTTGCCTACAATCGCCCGGATTACCTCCAAGATTCAGATATTGTGTTGAGCCGATTCCAG AAAAACATTTATGGACCATGGGAACAATCCCTAGGACTGGAGCACTCAGACATGCCCACCAAAAGGGCCAATCAG AATCGCCATTCTTTTGAAAAGCCGGTGAAGATCTACAACTAA